Proteins from one Bombus affinis isolate iyBomAffi1 chromosome 1, iyBomAffi1.2, whole genome shotgun sequence genomic window:
- the LOC126916840 gene encoding calcium-binding mitochondrial carrier protein SCaMC-2 isoform X5 has protein sequence MLSFNRRETIKYMDIGEDIGVPEDFTTGEMVSGMWWRHLVSGGVAGGVSRTCTAPLDRIKVYLQVHGTRHCKIKSCFRYMLREGGSISLWRGNGINVLKIGPESALKFMAYEQIKRTIKGDDIRELGLYERLMAGSLAGGISQSAIYPLEVLKTRFALRKTGEYSGLVDATKKIYRQGGLKSFYRGYIPNLMGIIPYAGIDLAVYETLKNRYLQTHDKNEQPPFWILLLCGTASSTAGQVCSYPLALVRTRLQADMSPGKPNTMVAVFKEIIKNEGIRGLYRGLTPNFLKVAPAVSISYMVYETVRNFLGVNMT, from the exons TATATGGACATTGGGGAGGACATTGGTGTCCCTGAGGATTTCACAACTGGTGAAATGGTCTCTGGAATGTGGTGGCGACATTTGGTGTCCGGTGGTGTAGCAGGTGGTGTATCACGCACATGTACGGCACCTTTGGATCGTATTAAAGTTTACCTGCAG GTGCATGGAACGCGACACTGCAAAATCAAGAGTTGCTTCAGGTACATGCTGCGCGAAGGTGGCTCCATCAGTCTGTGGAGAGGAAATGGTATAAATGTACTTAAAATTGGACCAGAGAGTGCGCTGAAATTCATGGCTTATGAGCAAATTAAGAGAACGATTAAAGGAGATGACATTAGAGAGCTTGGACTTTATGAACGATTAATGGCTGGATCTTTAGCTGGTGGGATTAGTCAGTCAGCCATATATCCACTTGAG GTGCTCAAAACTAGATTTGCTCTTAGAAAAACAGGAGAGTATTCGGGTTTAGTAGATGCAACAAAGAAGATATATAGACAAGGTGGTTTGAAATCTTTTTATAGAGGCTATATTCCTAATTTAATGGGAATAATTCCATATGCTGGTATTGACTTGGCTGTGTACGAG aCTTTGAAAAACAGGTATTTACAAACACACGACAAAAATGAACAACCACCCTTCTGGATATTGTTATTATGTGGAACAGCCTCAAGCACAGCTGGTCAAGTGTGCTCATATCCACTAGCGCTAGTCAGAACGCGGTTGCAAGCAGATATGTCACCAGGGAAGCCTAATACTATGGTTGCTGTTTTTAAGGAAATTATTAAGAATGAAGGTATTCGCGGTTTGTATAGAGGTTTAACCCCAAACTTTTTAAAG gTTGCACCAGCCGTGTCGATTAGTTACATGGTATATGAAACAGTCAGGAATTTCTTGGGTGTTAATATGACGtga